ctgtatcgatgtcagccttaaaagagagagagcgtcccatctaagggaaatgttctacatttgggaggatttctctattaattttgatgaaaagatggaccacaacatgacagattggtaaaggatttgagtcatcttgaggttcgaacacagaacataacagcgcagtacaggccctttcggccttgatgttgtgaaaccaacctgaagcccaacaaacctacactattccattatcatcaatatgtttatccaacaaccatttaaatgccctaaaagttggcaagtctactactgttgcaggcagggcattccacgcccttactactctctgagtaaagaacctacctctgacctctgtcctatatctatcacccctcaatttgaagctatgtccagcccgtgtcaaacatggccatccgagccaaaagattctcactgtccaccctatctaatgctctgatcatcttgtacggttccattaagtcgcctcttaattttcttctctctaacgaaaacagcctcaagtccctcagcctttcctcaaaacgccttccctccataccaggcaacatcatgataaatctcctctgcaccttttccaatgcttccacatccttcctgtgatgcggtgaccagaactgtaggtaatactccaagtgcagctgcaccagagttttgtacagctgcaacatgccctcatggctctgaaactcaatccctctacgaataaaagctaacacaccgtatgccttcttaacaacccgatcaacctgggtggcaaatttaaggttgaggctaattcttcagtatacttctgcaaaggccttaagggagatttgaagacttctgagagcggaaatgacattgtgaaccacatactgaagttccatatgcgaggtcagtgtcattttcttcttcgatttcaactggttgaggttaaaaggttttccatcaatcctgtccaggccactgggaagcttgttcttcacGAGATTAAGAATGGCGgtgacaaagctggagaaaagggtgggcgtGATGACACATTCTtccttgagcctcaacttgacctcaaagagcttctgcacaatattgcatttctggtattgaagcctgatttaagctgttggccttttatcattttagcaaactacttcaactttgagggaagattgtatttaaatggttaaatccctaagtttccactgattggaacaattctatcaagtggaataatatattactcacCGGAGTGCAGTACTCCACCATGGGGCAATGTAACTTGTGTCCCTTTGATGTgcgccccgaaaagaaacagctttggcAGATGTCAGAATTGAAGTGCTTGAGACTGCGGTACCTATAAAGAAAGAACaagaagtaagagaaatgttcatttttgtttagatattttcaacctttgaaggaatgcaagctaagtagttaaattacatatttctttttattttgaagaaacggtaaattgtttggggagaaacaaatgctaggaaagtcggggaaaactgtcccaactcccccagtcaattttcataatgaaatatctcatccctggaatcattcctgtaatttggtcctgctctgtctccaacattttcacaaagttcccttcacatggaaggttttcatctgccatggtggcataaacctattcagaagtaaccttgccagaatcttcccagcaatggaaaggctggtgatcccatggttctttgagcaatctgacatttctccttcagttttgtacaagatatggcatctgaaagattctgtgaaatcctgccctgttcctcatagtccatgaaaagctaacagatcttggccttcagagttaggccaccattcctcaagcttcagatggaattcaattgactccgggtcgctgttgctctttacttagttatggcagtcatagtttcatccacagttggggtctcacttcttagacagggagttgtttggtcagatcaatggcagtaacatgCACCTTTTCCAAGATGGTCAATcgtagaaatgtaggagaatagttaaccaaaaaggttcaattaccccttagaaatcctgtccaaatatgcattttaatttactaattatggacaagaagttttatcgatcatttagcaacaccacagcaatcactttcataggatgcacacacactgattacaggactaataaaaaggcctttctgtaaattcccaataattgcaaattacagaagcaACCGCAAGTCGAGTTACAATccattctgagccacagtgtctgtgatcaatgcaactgtgaacaaaataccataaacatgcagcattcacctctcacaaaaattaaggtaaagaagttgatacttaatttatcctaattacttctctggtccataaatttgttgggatttttgacgatTTCAGTTATCATTTACTGACAGAGTTTCcaatagaacatctaaagttaaagctttctttaaaaactaattcccactaactttctgctggtttgcacatctcacctgaaacctacgattgggtactctttgcagatgttacacttagcctgatgttttgcagtttcagcagctgccacacggtgtcgaacaggcagccacaccatggactgaggctccaatctcatccactcgaCAAAGCGTTCAAcatcaatctctggtttgttctggccctggagggaaataaaagatcagctgcatgattaattatgtcaagcttacgtccgctatcctcagtgatatggtatctcatacactatcactggggtttctgacattgttttttgtcattaatctaataaaaacattgactacttatcaacatgatagccttggattagtggtggtacatgttggcctctggaaccaattcaaaccaaaaatgagcacaaaaatcatACTGGCAAGTGGACCCGCTTGACcttatgaattggtgcagagcacacttacatgttggaagcaactg
This sequence is a window from Stegostoma tigrinum isolate sSteTig4 unplaced genomic scaffold, sSteTig4.hap1 scaffold_91, whole genome shotgun sequence. Protein-coding genes within it:
- the LOC132209406 gene encoding dystrophin-related protein 2-like, which codes for MRLEPQSMVWLPVRHRVAAAETAKHQAKCNICKEYPIVGFRYRSLKHFNSDICQSCFFSGRTSKGHKLHCPMVEYCTPGLESKNQSAFFENCLDVSIQASTGGKIQVTWNGTAQYRPFGPRCCIKLLPSS